From Primulina tabacum isolate GXHZ01 chromosome 2, ASM2559414v2, whole genome shotgun sequence, one genomic window encodes:
- the LOC142524765 gene encoding arogenate dehydratase 3-like — MVSLNSLCTRPDLNSLFRTADTSRNYHRVGLERYVIQCVSRFDSSNPNSAAASIYTGFGFGAGLVGRSRFEWQSSCAILSSKVMSLEQDTEKSNGGGDGIAAVNGHPTLDLVPIKNQSVSTALLPRPLSISDLSPAPMHGSQLRVAYQGVPGAYSEAAAGKAYPNSEAIPCDQFEVAFQAVELWIADRAVLPVENSLGGSIHRNYDLLLRHRLHIVGEVQLPVHHCLLALPGVRKEYLTRVISHPQALSQCEHTLTKMDLNVIREAVDDTAGAAEYIAANNLLNTAAIASARASELYGLSILANGIQDDSSNVTRFVMLAREPIIPRTDRPFKTSIVFAHEKGTSVLFKVLSAFAFRNISLTKIESRPRRNSPIRLVDDAETGTGTGTAKHFEYMFYIDFEASLAEVRAQNALAEVQEYTSFLRILGSYPMDMTPLTPSSPQQ, encoded by the coding sequence ATGGTGTCTCTGAATTCTCTCTGTACACGTCCGGATCTGAATTCTCTGTTCCGGACAGCAGATACTAGTCGGAACTACCACCGGGTCGGGTTGGAGAGGTACGTCATCCAATGTGTTTCGAGGTTCGATTCTTCAAATCCGAATTCGGCTGCAGCTTCGATTTATACGGGCTTCGGTTTTGGCGCTGGGTTGGTTGGAAGGAGCCGGTTTGAGTGGCAGAGTTCTTGCGCCATTCTTTCAAGCAAAGTGATGTCCCTGGAGCAAGATACTGAGAAAAGTAATGGCGGCGGCGATGGTATCGCAGCCGTAAATGGTCACCCGACATTAGACCTTGTACCGATCAAGAATCAGTCTGTTTCAACGGCGTTGCTGCCTCGGCCGTTGAGTATTTCCGACCTGTCTCCGGCGCCGATGCATGGTTCACAGCTCCGGGTAGCGTATCAGGGTGTTCCCGGAGCTTATAGCGAAGCCGCTGCCGGCAAGGCGTATCCCAATTCCGAAGCTATTCCCTGCGACCAATTTGAAGTGGCGTTCCAGGCGGTTGAGCTTTGGATAGCCGACAGAGCCGTCCTACCCGTGGAAAACTCCCTCGGCGGCTCCATTCACCGCAACTACGATCTGCTCCTCCGCCACCGTCTCCACATCGTCGGAGAAGTCCAGCTGCCCGTGCACCACTGCCTCCTGGCACTCCCCGGAGTCCGTAAAGAGTACCTCACCCGCGTGATCAGCCACCCACAGGCCTTGTCCCAATGCGAGCACACGCTCACCAAAATGGACCTCAACGTCATCCGGGAAGCGGTCGATGACACGGCCGGAGCTGCCGAATACATCGCCGCCAACAACCTCCTCAACACCGCCGCAATCGCCTCCGCACGAGCGTCCGAGCTATACGGCCTAAGCATACTCGCGAACGGGATCCAAGACGACTCAAGCAACGTAACACGATTTGTCATGCTTGCGAGGGAACCGATAATCCCTCGCACGGATAGGCCATTCAAAACAAGCATCGTATTCGCGCACGAAAAGGGCACCAGCGTGCTATTCAAAGTCCTCTCCGCCTTTGCTTTCAGGAACATCAGTTTGACAAAAATCGAGTCCCGGCCCCGCCGGAACTCCCCGATCAGATTGGTGGACGACGCGGAGACGGGGACGGGGACGGGGACGGCCAAGCACTTCGAATACATGTTTTACATAGATTTCGAGGCGTCGTTGGCGGAGGTGCGGGCGCAAAATGCCTTAGCGGAGGTGCAAGAATATACTTCTTTTCTGAGAATCCTAGGAAGCTACCCCATGGATATGACTCCATTGACTCCATCTTCCCCGCAACAATAA